The proteins below come from a single Burkholderia humptydooensis genomic window:
- a CDS encoding formate dehydrogenase beta subunit, whose amino-acid sequence MSTRIHVPRDCAALAVGADALARAIEAEAAKRGVAIELVRNGSRGLLWLEPLVEVGTAAGRVGYANLTPADVPALFDAGWLDGGEHPARVGIVDEIPYLKRQQRLTFARIGITDPVSIDDYVAHGGLAGLKNALALDGAVACETLVESGLRGRGGAAFPAGIKWRTVREAAAAQKYIVCNADEGDSGTFSDRLLMESDPYCLIEGMIIAGVATGATVGHIYVRSEYPHAIAALGEAIARARAAGWLGASVLGTAHAFELHVAKGAGAYVCGEETALLESLEGKRGVVRAKPPLPALSGLFGQPTVINNVITLATVPVIFARGAAFYRDYGMGRSRGTLPFQLAGNVKRGGLVELAFGVTLRELLFDFGGGTASGRPARAAQVGGPLGTYLPDSQWDIPLDYEAYAAVGAVVGHGGIVLHDDTSNLAALAEYAMHFCALESCGKCTPCRIGSTRGVETIAKIRAGDTSEKQVRLLRDLCDTMTAGSLCAMGGMTPYPVLSALDHFPEDFGLAAHASGAAPATA is encoded by the coding sequence ATGAGCACGCGCATCCATGTGCCGCGCGATTGCGCGGCGCTCGCGGTCGGCGCGGACGCGCTCGCGCGCGCGATCGAGGCGGAGGCGGCGAAGCGCGGCGTCGCGATCGAACTCGTGCGCAACGGCTCGCGCGGCCTTCTGTGGCTCGAGCCGCTCGTCGAAGTGGGCACCGCGGCGGGCCGCGTCGGCTACGCGAACCTCACGCCGGCCGATGTCCCCGCGCTCTTCGACGCCGGCTGGCTCGACGGCGGCGAACATCCGGCGCGCGTCGGCATCGTCGACGAAATTCCTTATCTGAAGCGCCAGCAGCGGCTCACGTTCGCGCGCATCGGCATCACCGATCCCGTGTCGATCGACGACTACGTCGCGCACGGCGGCCTGGCGGGCCTGAAGAACGCGCTCGCGCTCGACGGCGCCGTCGCGTGCGAGACGCTCGTCGAATCGGGCCTGCGCGGACGCGGCGGCGCCGCGTTTCCGGCGGGCATCAAGTGGCGGACCGTGCGCGAAGCCGCGGCCGCGCAGAAATACATCGTCTGCAACGCAGACGAAGGCGATTCCGGCACGTTCTCCGATCGCCTCTTGATGGAAAGCGATCCGTACTGCCTGATCGAAGGGATGATCATCGCGGGCGTCGCGACGGGCGCGACGGTCGGCCATATCTACGTGCGCAGCGAATATCCGCACGCGATCGCGGCGTTGGGCGAAGCGATCGCCCGCGCGCGCGCGGCCGGCTGGCTCGGCGCGAGCGTGCTCGGCACCGCGCACGCGTTCGAGCTGCACGTCGCGAAAGGCGCGGGCGCGTATGTCTGCGGCGAAGAGACGGCGCTCCTCGAATCGCTCGAGGGCAAGCGCGGCGTCGTGCGCGCGAAGCCGCCGCTGCCCGCGCTGTCGGGGCTCTTCGGGCAGCCGACCGTCATCAACAACGTGATCACGCTCGCGACCGTGCCGGTCATCTTCGCGCGCGGCGCGGCGTTCTATCGCGACTACGGGATGGGCCGCTCGCGCGGCACGCTGCCGTTCCAGCTCGCGGGCAACGTGAAGCGCGGCGGGCTCGTCGAGCTCGCATTCGGCGTCACGCTGCGCGAGCTGCTGTTCGACTTCGGCGGCGGCACCGCGAGCGGCCGCCCGGCGCGCGCCGCGCAGGTGGGCGGCCCGCTCGGCACCTACCTGCCCGACAGCCAGTGGGACATCCCGCTCGACTACGAGGCGTACGCGGCCGTCGGCGCCGTCGTCGGGCACGGCGGCATCGTGCTGCACGACGACACGTCGAACCTCGCCGCGCTCGCCGAATACGCAATGCACTTCTGCGCGCTCGAATCGTGCGGCAAGTGCACGCCGTGCCGGATCGGCTCGACGCGCGGCGTCGAGACGATCGCGAAGATCCGCGCGGGCGACACGTCGGAAAAGCAGGTGCGCCTGCTGCGCGACCTGTGCGACACGATGACCGCGGGCTCGCTCTGCGCGATGGGCGGCATGACGCCGTACCCGGTGTTGTCCGCGCTCGACCACTTCCCCGAAGATTTCGGCCTCGCCGCGCACGCGAGCGGCGCGGCGCCCGCCACGGCCTGA
- a CDS encoding NAD(P)H-dependent oxidoreductase subunit E, with protein sequence MSPSSVAPDALVRAHAQPGRSLVAILHAIQDDAGYVPPACVEPLAKALNLSRAEVHGVLTYYHHFRTAPPARVTIRLCRAEACRSMGGEALVAHAQARAGCRIDGGHGGEVALESVYCLGLCAQSPSLTINDEPHAKMSPARFDALFDAAVRTEEPA encoded by the coding sequence ATGTCCCCCAGTTCCGTCGCGCCCGACGCGCTCGTGCGCGCGCATGCGCAACCCGGCAGGTCGCTCGTCGCGATCCTGCACGCGATCCAGGACGACGCGGGCTACGTGCCGCCCGCGTGCGTCGAGCCGCTCGCGAAAGCGCTCAACCTGTCGCGCGCCGAAGTGCACGGCGTGCTGACCTACTACCACCATTTCCGCACCGCGCCGCCCGCGCGCGTGACGATCCGGCTCTGCCGCGCGGAAGCGTGCCGCAGCATGGGCGGCGAGGCGCTCGTCGCGCACGCGCAGGCGCGCGCCGGCTGCCGGATCGACGGCGGGCACGGCGGCGAGGTCGCGCTCGAATCGGTCTATTGCCTCGGCCTTTGCGCGCAGTCGCCGTCGCTCACGATCAACGACGAGCCGCATGCCAAGATGTCGCCCGCGCGCTTCGACGCGCTCTTCGACGCGGCCGTCCGCACGGAGGAGCCCGCATGA
- a CDS encoding helix-turn-helix transcriptional regulator, with amino-acid sequence MIRVECDAHLIVRDTDGRTASLTDVAPLLELVATAGSIAQAADARGLSYRHAWGLLRAFEACVGGALIETVRGKGSSLSELGQAVVDAQRLARERLDGNLRALAAEVASGLNRRLARHAGALRIHASHGYAVAALVSALVEAGSPVDIKYRESVEAMRSLAGGECDLAGFHLPRGAFRAPCAQIYRPWLDDADHVLIHLTRRQQGLFVPRGNPKRVAGLADLARGDIRFVNRQPGSGTRMLLDLALRDIGIDPERIDGYASAELTHSAIAAFVASGMADLGFGVEPAARHFGLDFIPIVDEDYYFACERSRLGGAPLAGALALLRDDGYHAAVARLDGYDPSVCGTLVDVAAGLAGTADDARAGGHLL; translated from the coding sequence ATGATTCGAGTCGAATGCGACGCGCATTTGATCGTGCGCGACACTGACGGCCGTACGGCGAGCCTGACCGATGTGGCGCCGCTCCTCGAGCTCGTCGCGACGGCGGGCAGCATCGCGCAGGCGGCCGACGCGAGAGGGCTGTCGTACCGGCACGCGTGGGGGCTGCTGCGCGCGTTCGAGGCGTGCGTCGGCGGCGCGCTGATCGAAACCGTGCGCGGCAAGGGTTCGTCGCTGTCCGAGCTCGGGCAGGCGGTCGTCGATGCGCAGCGGCTCGCCCGCGAGCGTCTCGACGGCAACCTGCGCGCGCTCGCGGCGGAAGTCGCGAGCGGGCTCAACCGGCGGCTCGCGCGTCACGCGGGCGCGCTGCGGATCCACGCGTCGCACGGCTACGCGGTTGCGGCGCTCGTGTCCGCGCTCGTCGAAGCCGGTTCGCCCGTCGACATCAAGTACCGCGAGAGCGTCGAGGCGATGCGCTCGCTCGCGGGCGGCGAATGCGATCTGGCGGGCTTTCATCTGCCGCGCGGCGCGTTTCGCGCGCCCTGCGCGCAGATCTACCGGCCGTGGCTCGACGATGCCGATCACGTGCTGATCCATCTGACGCGCCGCCAGCAGGGCCTGTTCGTGCCGCGCGGCAACCCGAAGCGGGTGGCGGGCCTCGCCGACCTCGCGCGCGGCGACATCCGCTTCGTCAACCGGCAGCCGGGCTCCGGCACGCGTATGCTGCTCGATCTCGCGCTGCGCGACATCGGCATCGATCCGGAGCGGATCGACGGCTATGCATCGGCGGAGCTCACGCATTCGGCGATCGCCGCGTTCGTCGCGAGCGGGATGGCCGATCTCGGCTTCGGCGTCGAGCCGGCGGCGCGCCACTTCGGGCTCGACTTCATTCCGATCGTCGACGAGGATTATTACTTCGCGTGCGAGCGTTCGCGGCTCGGCGGCGCGCCGCTCGCGGGCGCGCTTGCTTTGCTGCGCGACGACGGCTACCACGCTGCCGTCGCGCGGCTCGACGGCTACGATCCGAGCGTGTGCGGCACGCTCGTCGATGTGGCGGCGGGCCTCGCGGGCACGGCCGACGATGCGCGCGCCGGCGGTCATCTGCTGTAA
- a CDS encoding formate dehydrogenase subunit delta, producing MESRHLIDMANQIGAFFASMPDHDEAVAGIADHIRRFWEPRMRRALLAALDDPHDEAAQSVAPIVREAIDRHRASLEPAPASPVAPHAA from the coding sequence ATGGAAAGCCGACACCTGATCGACATGGCAAACCAGATCGGCGCGTTCTTCGCGTCGATGCCGGATCACGACGAGGCGGTCGCGGGCATCGCCGACCACATCCGGCGCTTCTGGGAGCCGCGGATGCGCCGCGCGCTCCTCGCCGCGCTCGACGATCCGCATGACGAGGCCGCGCAAAGCGTCGCACCGATCGTTCGCGAGGCGATCGACAGGCACCGCGCGTCGCTCGAGCCGGCGCCTGCCTCGCCCGTCGCGCCGCACGCCGCGTAG
- a CDS encoding FAD-dependent monooxygenase gives MAVVPLATPPVLIVGAGPTGLAAALCLARARVPLRIVDKAAQPARHSRAIGIQARTLELLEQQRVVDRFVELGHRARVAILYSAGQRIAELDFDPLQTRYPYLLFLDQTVTERLLAEHLATFGVHVERGVTLTHCGEPEGALDVRLRHGDGRDERLQPSYVVAADGAHSTVRRLLDVDFVGHAFEQTFMLADLDVGADWPDDEIHLFTTGDGIAGLFPMGNGRYRLVADRPPRNGALDDEHGPSLDLCREIVRARVTPDLKIGDLAWSSYFHLHSRMVAKLRVGRVFFAGDAAHVHSPAGAQGMNTGIQEAFNLGWKLARVLAGNAPERLLDTYHAERHPIERDMLRQTSFATQLVEADRGPLKLLRDHVVPILASFGPLRDAARRTVSELAIQYRKSPLTLERVLDGGPRAGERAPDALVQVLDGPLGKAPGVARLFDLHDPAHFTLLVLEPREAIDDTLPSDPGEDGRTLADALERIMPGAVRCWRVTDAQGEGAPLLADAYGRARPVFYLLRPDGYVAARGRPATDANALLRHCETWFSGMRLEG, from the coding sequence ATGGCAGTCGTTCCGCTCGCCACGCCTCCCGTGCTGATCGTCGGCGCCGGGCCGACCGGGCTCGCCGCCGCGCTTTGCCTCGCGCGCGCCCGCGTGCCGTTGCGAATCGTCGACAAGGCGGCGCAGCCCGCGCGCCATTCGCGCGCGATCGGCATCCAGGCCCGAACGCTCGAGCTCCTCGAGCAGCAGCGCGTCGTCGACCGGTTCGTCGAGCTCGGCCATCGCGCGCGCGTCGCGATCCTGTACTCGGCCGGGCAGCGTATCGCCGAGCTCGACTTCGATCCGCTGCAAACGCGCTATCCGTACCTGCTGTTTCTCGACCAGACCGTCACCGAGCGTTTGTTGGCCGAGCATCTCGCGACGTTCGGCGTCCACGTCGAGCGCGGCGTGACGCTCACGCACTGCGGAGAGCCGGAAGGCGCGCTCGACGTCCGGCTGCGCCACGGCGACGGCCGCGACGAGCGTCTGCAGCCGTCGTACGTCGTCGCGGCAGACGGCGCGCACAGCACCGTCCGGCGTCTGCTCGACGTCGATTTCGTCGGACATGCGTTCGAGCAGACGTTCATGCTCGCCGATCTCGACGTCGGCGCCGACTGGCCGGACGACGAGATTCATTTGTTCACGACGGGCGACGGCATTGCCGGATTGTTTCCGATGGGCAACGGCCGCTACCGGCTCGTCGCCGATCGGCCGCCGCGCAACGGCGCGCTCGACGACGAGCACGGGCCGTCGCTCGACCTGTGCCGCGAAATCGTGCGCGCGCGCGTGACGCCGGATCTGAAGATCGGCGATCTTGCGTGGTCGTCGTATTTTCATCTGCACAGCCGAATGGTCGCGAAGCTGCGCGTCGGGCGCGTGTTCTTCGCGGGCGACGCGGCGCACGTGCACAGCCCGGCGGGCGCGCAGGGGATGAACACGGGTATCCAGGAGGCGTTCAATCTCGGCTGGAAGCTCGCGCGCGTGCTGGCCGGCAACGCGCCCGAGCGGCTGCTCGACACGTATCACGCGGAGCGCCATCCGATCGAGCGCGACATGCTGCGGCAGACGAGCTTCGCGACACAGCTCGTCGAGGCGGACCGCGGGCCGCTCAAGCTGCTGCGCGATCACGTCGTGCCGATCCTCGCGTCGTTCGGGCCGCTGCGCGATGCGGCGCGCCGCACGGTCAGCGAGCTCGCGATCCAGTATCGGAAGAGCCCGCTCACGCTCGAGCGCGTGCTCGACGGCGGGCCGCGCGCAGGCGAGCGCGCGCCGGACGCGCTCGTGCAGGTACTCGACGGGCCGCTGGGCAAGGCGCCCGGCGTCGCGCGCCTCTTCGATCTGCACGATCCCGCGCATTTCACGCTGCTCGTGCTCGAGCCGCGCGAGGCGATTGACGACACGTTGCCGTCGGACCCCGGCGAGGACGGCCGCACGCTCGCCGACGCGCTCGAGCGGATCATGCCGGGCGCGGTGCGCTGCTGGCGCGTGACGGATGCGCAAGGCGAGGGCGCGCCGCTGCTGGCCGATGCGTACGGGCGCGCGCGGCCCGTGTTCTACCTGCTGCGCCCGGACGGCTACGTCGCCGCGCGCGGCCGCCCGGCGACCGATGCGAACGCGTTGCTGCGCCATTGCGAGACGTGGTTCTCGGGAATGCGGCTCGAAGGCTGA
- a CDS encoding class I SAM-dependent methyltransferase encodes MRIPELALFLRAWLRNPRQVGALAPSSPALAALMTAQIPGESARVIELGAGTGVFTRELLSRGVAAERLVLVEADPAFAATLRRRFPALRVMNMDAAELGITHGLFGDARASTVVSGLPLVAMPVEQAIAIVHGAFAMHLGPGGAFYQFTYLPRCPIPARRLAAIGIRAERIGIAWANVPPAAVYRLQRYADFSGSPSSIGHSWPRAQPPSTAA; translated from the coding sequence ATGCGAATCCCCGAACTCGCGCTCTTCCTGCGTGCCTGGCTGCGCAATCCGCGGCAGGTCGGCGCGCTCGCGCCGTCCAGCCCCGCGCTCGCCGCCCTGATGACCGCCCAGATCCCCGGCGAAAGCGCGCGCGTGATCGAGCTCGGCGCGGGCACGGGCGTCTTCACGCGCGAGTTGCTGTCGCGCGGCGTCGCAGCGGAGCGGCTCGTGCTCGTCGAAGCCGATCCCGCTTTCGCCGCGACACTGCGCCGCCGCTTCCCCGCGCTGCGGGTCATGAACATGGATGCAGCCGAACTCGGCATCACGCACGGCCTGTTCGGCGACGCGCGCGCGAGCACCGTCGTCAGCGGCCTGCCGCTCGTCGCAATGCCGGTCGAGCAGGCGATCGCGATCGTGCACGGCGCGTTCGCGATGCACCTCGGCCCGGGCGGCGCGTTTTATCAGTTCACCTATCTGCCCCGCTGCCCGATTCCCGCCCGCCGGCTCGCGGCAATCGGCATTCGTGCGGAGCGCATCGGCATCGCGTGGGCGAACGTGCCGCCCGCAGCCGTCTATCGGCTGCAGCGCTACGCGGACTTCTCGGGGTCCCCGTCGTCGATCGGCCATTCGTGGCCGCGCGCGCAGCCGCCCTCGACGGCCGCGTGA
- a CDS encoding tetratricopeptide repeat protein yields MESAFDRAFAAHRAGRLDDAEHGYRAALATNPADADALHLFGVLRHQQGRHEEAADLVGRAVELRPNDAALQLNLGNAFKALGRLDEAIERFRNALTLAPEFPLAHYNLGNAYAAQERHDDAVDAFERALALTPGDASIHNNLGNALNALGRHDGALAAFRRALELRPGHAGAHNNLGMALAALGDTDEAVAHFRAALAAEPRFVAAHFNLGNALDAVGRHAQALRAFESALALQPRFPLALFGLANALAALGRHRDALPHYERAVGLDPSFVLAWLNLGTAHHALGAHEMALRAFDQALRLDPSHALAQMHRAVTLLTLRDFARGLPAYEARHALPGAAPLGPLPRWQGEPIAGRTLLVRAEQGFGDTLQFVRLVPLARARCARLILQVQPTLLPLVAPMAARWRVSVVSADAAQTPAADLVCPLLSLPFALGLEYDSIPSHTPYLDVPDAARRRFRGSLGGQAKRKLGIAWSGSAQVQENRALPLDALAPLFALAGIDWIVLQPTLTDTERAALDAHPDAARIHRLDGLTDFAATAALIDRLDGVVSIDTAVAHLAGALDKPLWLMLPVAADWRWSTGNDSPWYPRARLVRQSEPGRWDDVVAAVAGEIARG; encoded by the coding sequence ATGGAATCCGCTTTCGACCGCGCGTTCGCCGCGCACCGCGCCGGCCGGCTCGACGATGCCGAGCACGGCTACCGGGCGGCGCTCGCCACCAATCCCGCCGATGCCGACGCGCTGCACCTGTTCGGCGTGCTGCGCCATCAGCAGGGCCGGCACGAAGAAGCAGCCGATCTCGTCGGCCGCGCGGTGGAGTTGCGCCCGAACGACGCGGCGCTGCAACTGAACCTCGGCAACGCGTTCAAGGCGCTCGGCCGGCTCGACGAAGCGATCGAGCGCTTTCGCAACGCGCTCACGCTTGCGCCGGAGTTTCCGCTCGCGCATTACAACCTCGGCAACGCGTACGCGGCGCAGGAGCGCCACGACGACGCGGTCGACGCGTTCGAGCGCGCGCTCGCGCTCACGCCCGGCGACGCGTCGATCCACAACAACCTCGGCAACGCGCTCAACGCGCTCGGCCGGCACGACGGCGCGCTTGCGGCGTTTCGCCGCGCGCTCGAACTGCGCCCCGGCCACGCGGGCGCGCACAACAACCTAGGGATGGCGCTCGCCGCGCTCGGCGATACCGACGAGGCGGTCGCGCATTTTCGCGCGGCGCTCGCCGCCGAGCCGCGCTTCGTCGCCGCGCATTTCAATCTCGGCAACGCGCTCGACGCGGTCGGCCGGCATGCGCAGGCGCTGCGCGCGTTCGAATCCGCGCTCGCGCTGCAGCCGCGCTTCCCGCTCGCGCTGTTCGGGCTCGCGAACGCGCTCGCGGCGCTCGGCCGCCATCGCGACGCGCTGCCGCATTACGAGCGCGCGGTCGGGCTCGATCCGTCGTTCGTGCTCGCCTGGCTCAACCTCGGCACCGCGCATCACGCGCTCGGCGCGCACGAGATGGCGCTGCGCGCGTTCGATCAGGCGCTGCGGCTCGATCCGTCGCACGCGCTCGCGCAAATGCATCGCGCGGTCACGCTGCTCACGCTGCGCGACTTCGCACGCGGCCTGCCCGCGTACGAAGCGCGGCATGCGCTGCCGGGCGCGGCGCCGCTCGGGCCGCTGCCGCGCTGGCAAGGCGAGCCGATCGCGGGCCGCACGCTGCTCGTGCGCGCCGAGCAGGGCTTCGGCGACACGCTGCAGTTCGTGCGGCTCGTGCCGCTCGCTCGCGCGCGCTGCGCGCGGCTGATCCTGCAAGTCCAGCCCACGCTGCTGCCGCTCGTCGCGCCGATGGCCGCGCGCTGGCGCGTGAGCGTCGTGTCGGCCGATGCGGCGCAAACGCCCGCCGCCGATCTCGTCTGCCCGCTCCTGAGCCTGCCGTTCGCGCTCGGGCTCGAATACGACTCGATCCCGTCTCACACGCCGTATCTCGACGTGCCCGACGCCGCGCGCCGCCGTTTTCGCGGCTCGCTCGGCGGGCAGGCGAAGCGCAAGCTCGGCATCGCATGGTCCGGCAGCGCGCAGGTGCAGGAGAATCGCGCGTTGCCGCTCGATGCGCTCGCGCCGCTCTTCGCGCTCGCCGGCATCGACTGGATCGTGCTGCAGCCGACGCTGACGGATACCGAGCGCGCGGCGCTCGACGCGCATCCGGATGCGGCTCGCATCCATCGGCTCGACGGCCTGACCGATTTCGCGGCGACGGCCGCGCTCATCGATCGGCTCGACGGCGTCGTCTCGATCGACACCGCGGTCGCCCACCTCGCGGGCGCGCTCGACAAGCCGCTGTGGCTGATGCTGCCCGTCGCCGCCGACTGGCGCTGGAGCACGGGCAACGA
- the fdhF gene encoding formate dehydrogenase subunit alpha codes for MTSSAFDSSRQGCGSGQCACKSAAQARRADPFDDTDYGTPKRHADADVTLDIDGRTVTVPAGTSVMRAAIEAGINVPKLCATDSLEPFGSCRLCLVEIEGRRGYPASCTTPVEAGMKVRTQSDRLQDLRRNVMELYISDHPLDCLTCAANGDCELQDMAGAVGLREVRYGFDGKNHLNDAKDESNPYFSYDPSKCIVCNRCVRACEETQGTFALTIAARGFESRVAASADEAFMDSECVSCGACVAACPTATLVEKSVVRLGQPEHEVVTTCAYCGVGCSLKAEMKGEQVVRMTPHKNGQANEGHACVKGRFAWGYATHKDRITKPMIRENITDAWREVSWDEAIGHAAARFRRIQDRHGRDSIGGITSSRCTNEETYLVQKLVRAAFGNNNVDTCARVCHSPTGYGLKVTLGESAGTQTFASVGSADVIVVIGANPTDGHPVFGSRLKRRVREGAKLIVVDPRRIDLVDGPHVKAVHHLQLRPGTNVALVNALAHVIVTEGLVDEAFVAERCEPHAFDVWRAFAAQPENSPEATADVTGVPADAVRAAARLYATGGRAAIFYGLGVTEHAQGSTMVMGIANLAMATGNLGIEGAGVNPLRGQNNVQGSCDMGSFPHELPGYRHIGDAAVRALFDEAWSTTLQPEPGLRIPNMFDAALDGSFKGLYCQGEDIVQSDPNTQHVAAALSSLECLVVQDIFLNETAKYAHVFLPGATFLEKDGTFTNAERRISRVRRAMKPLSGYADWEVTLMLSRALGYDMHYAHPSEIMDEIARLTPTFAGVSYALLDELGSVQWPCNDAAPEGTPTMHVDHFVRGKGKFMITQYIASPEKVTPRYPLILTTGRILSQYNVGAQTRRTENVRWHGEDRLEIHPHDANDRGIGTDDWVGVESRAGQTVLRALVTERMQPGVVYTTFHFPESGANVITTDSSDWATNCPEYKVTAVQVAPVAQPSEWQRAYTRFRAEQLALLERRTAAGAPATASGK; via the coding sequence ATGACCTCTTCCGCATTCGATTCGTCCCGGCAAGGCTGCGGCTCCGGCCAGTGCGCGTGCAAGAGCGCGGCGCAAGCGCGCCGCGCCGATCCGTTCGACGACACCGACTACGGCACCCCGAAGCGCCACGCCGACGCCGACGTCACGCTCGACATCGACGGCCGCACGGTCACGGTGCCGGCCGGCACGTCGGTGATGCGCGCGGCGATCGAGGCCGGCATCAACGTGCCGAAGCTCTGCGCGACCGATTCGCTCGAGCCGTTCGGCTCATGCCGCCTGTGCCTCGTCGAGATCGAGGGCCGGCGCGGCTATCCGGCGTCGTGCACGACGCCCGTCGAGGCCGGCATGAAGGTGCGCACGCAAAGCGACCGGCTGCAGGACCTGCGCCGCAACGTGATGGAGCTCTACATCTCCGATCATCCGCTCGACTGTCTCACGTGCGCGGCGAACGGCGATTGCGAGCTGCAGGACATGGCGGGCGCGGTCGGCCTGCGCGAGGTGCGCTACGGCTTCGACGGCAAGAACCATCTGAACGACGCGAAGGACGAATCGAATCCGTACTTCAGCTACGATCCGTCGAAGTGCATCGTTTGCAATCGCTGCGTGCGCGCGTGCGAGGAAACGCAGGGCACGTTCGCGCTGACGATCGCCGCGCGCGGCTTCGAATCGCGCGTCGCGGCGAGCGCGGACGAGGCGTTCATGGATTCGGAATGCGTGTCGTGCGGCGCATGCGTCGCCGCGTGCCCGACCGCGACGCTCGTCGAGAAGAGCGTCGTGCGGCTCGGCCAGCCCGAGCACGAGGTCGTGACGACCTGCGCGTACTGCGGCGTCGGTTGCTCGCTGAAGGCGGAGATGAAGGGCGAGCAGGTCGTGCGGATGACGCCGCACAAGAACGGTCAGGCGAACGAAGGCCACGCGTGCGTGAAAGGCCGCTTCGCGTGGGGCTACGCGACGCACAAGGACCGCATCACGAAGCCGATGATCCGCGAGAACATCACCGATGCCTGGCGCGAAGTGAGCTGGGACGAAGCGATCGGCCATGCGGCCGCGCGGTTCCGCCGCATCCAGGACAGGCACGGCCGCGATTCGATCGGCGGCATCACGTCGTCGCGCTGCACGAACGAGGAGACGTACCTCGTGCAGAAGCTCGTGCGCGCGGCGTTCGGCAACAATAACGTCGATACCTGCGCGCGCGTCTGCCATTCGCCGACGGGCTATGGCCTGAAGGTCACGCTAGGCGAATCGGCGGGCACGCAGACGTTCGCGTCGGTCGGCTCGGCCGACGTGATCGTCGTGATCGGCGCGAATCCGACCGACGGCCATCCGGTGTTCGGCTCGCGCCTGAAGCGCCGCGTGCGCGAGGGCGCGAAGCTGATCGTCGTCGATCCGCGCCGGATCGATCTCGTCGATGGCCCGCACGTGAAGGCCGTCCATCATCTGCAATTGCGCCCCGGCACGAACGTCGCGCTCGTCAACGCGCTCGCGCACGTGATCGTCACCGAGGGCCTCGTCGACGAGGCATTCGTCGCCGAGCGCTGCGAGCCGCATGCGTTCGACGTGTGGCGCGCGTTCGCCGCGCAGCCCGAGAACTCGCCCGAGGCAACCGCGGACGTCACCGGCGTGCCGGCCGACGCGGTGCGCGCCGCCGCGCGCCTGTATGCGACGGGCGGACGCGCCGCGATCTTCTACGGGCTCGGCGTGACCGAGCATGCGCAGGGCTCGACGATGGTGATGGGCATCGCGAATCTCGCGATGGCGACGGGCAACCTCGGCATCGAGGGCGCGGGCGTGAACCCGCTGCGCGGGCAGAACAACGTGCAGGGCTCGTGCGACATGGGCTCGTTCCCGCACGAGCTGCCCGGCTACCGGCACATCGGCGACGCCGCGGTGCGCGCGCTCTTTGACGAAGCGTGGTCGACGACGCTGCAGCCGGAGCCCGGCCTGCGCATCCCGAACATGTTCGACGCGGCGCTCGACGGCAGCTTCAAGGGCCTCTACTGCCAGGGCGAGGACATCGTCCAGTCGGACCCGAACACGCAGCATGTCGCGGCCGCGCTGTCGTCGCTCGAATGCCTCGTCGTGCAGGACATCTTCCTGAACGAAACCGCGAAGTATGCGCACGTGTTCCTGCCGGGAGCGACCTTCCTCGAGAAGGACGGCACGTTCACGAACGCGGAGCGCCGGATCTCGCGCGTGCGCCGCGCGATGAAGCCGCTTTCCGGCTACGCGGACTGGGAGGTGACGCTGATGCTGTCGCGCGCGCTCGGCTACGACATGCATTACGCGCATCCGTCCGAGATCATGGACGAGATCGCGCGTCTCACGCCGACGTTCGCGGGCGTGTCGTACGCGCTGCTCGACGAGCTGGGCAGCGTCCAGTGGCCGTGCAACGACGCGGCGCCCGAAGGCACGCCGACGATGCACGTCGATCACTTCGTGCGCGGCAAGGGCAAGTTCATGATCACGCAGTACATCGCTTCGCCGGAGAAGGTCACGCCGCGCTATCCGCTCATCCTGACGACAGGCCGGATCCTGTCGCAGTACAACGTGGGCGCGCAGACGCGCCGCACGGAAAATGTCCGCTGGCACGGCGAGGACCGGCTCGAGATCCATCCGCACGACGCGAACGATCGCGGGATCGGGACGGACGACTGGGTCGGCGTCGAATCGCGCGCGGGGCAGACGGTGCTGCGCGCGCTCGTCACCGAGCGGATGCAGCCGGGCGTCGTCTACACGACGTTCCACTTCCCGGAATCCGGCGCGAACGTGATCACGACCGACAGTTCCGACTGGGCGACCAACTGCCCCGAGTACAAGGTGACGGCCGTGCAGGTCGCGCCCGTCGCGCAACCGTCCGAGTGGCAGCGCGCGTACACGCGCTTTCGCGCGGAGCAGCTCGCGCTGCTCGAGCGGCGCACGGCGGCGGGCGCGCCGGCAACGGCATCGGGCAAGTGA